The genomic region CTCTCCCCGACTTCAACCTCGTGCCGACCCCGAACGCAGTCCAGGTGAAACCGGGTGCGTCGGCGGATGTGGCGATCGCGGTGAACCGGGTGGGCGGGTTCGCGGAGCCTGTTCAGTTCGAGATCGAGGGCCTTCCCACCGGGGTGACGGCGGCGTTCGACCCCAACCCGGCTCCGGCAGGGACGACGACGCTCAAGCTCACCTGCGGGACCTCCGCCGCTCCCGGCGCGTACACGGTTCGCGTGAAGGGAACAGCGGGGACCAACTCCAAGGTTGTCAACATCAACCTCACGATTGCCCCGTAGGGCACGCGCGAGGGGTACGATTTCGGGGGCGACAGCTCGTCGCCCCCGTCCTTTTTTCTACCCGCTGAACCAGCGGGTCCACGAGTGGTGAAGGACCCGGGCCTCGCGGGCCACAACCCGCGCCAGCTTATGGGGGTCGTGCTTCACCGTGAGCTTCCCCTCCACCTCCACCAGATCGAGGAGCGGGGCGCGGATCACCCGCAGCCCCAGCGCCTTCGCCCCGCGCAGGTCATCCAGCACCGGCACGCTCCCCTCCGCGCGGTAGCGGGCGAGGATCTCCGGCGGCGGGAGCTCGCTGTTGACGACCACGGCGTGGAACCGCCGCAGGTTCACGTACTCGGCGAGGGCGTTCAGGTGATCGCTTGCCGAGAACCCGTCCGTCTCCCCCGGCTCGGTCATGAGGTTCATGATGACCATCTTCTCCGCCGGCGCGCGGGCGATCGCATCCGCGATCCCGTCTACGAGGAGGACGGAGATGATGCTCGTGTACAGGCTCCCCGGCCCAACGAGGATGAGGTCAGCGTGGGAGATCGCGTCCAGCGCCACCGGATAGGCCTGCGCTGGCCGGGCGAGGCGCAGGCGGCGGATCGGGGTGTGGGCTTGCGGGATCTCGGCCTCCCCCACGACCTCCCGCCCATCGGCGAGTTCGGCGACGAGGTTGGTCCGGTCCAGGGTCGCGGGGACCACCTTCCCGCGCACGGACAGGAAATAGCTCGCCTCCTCGACGGCGCGGTCGAATCCCCCCACCGCCTGTTCCATCCCCGCCAGAAGGACGTTCCCCAGCGAGTGCCCGACCAGGCCTTCCCCAGACTGGAACCGATGGAGCATGAACCGGGCCATCCGCTCCTCATCTTCCGCCAGGGCCAGGAGGCAGTTCCGGACATCGCCGGGGGGAAGGACATCGAGCTCGGCCCGCAGGCGGCCGGAGCTCCCCCCCGTGTCCATCACCGTGACCACCGCGGTGAGGTTGGCGGTGTAGGCCTTGATCCCCCGCAGGAGGGTGGAGAGGCCGGTCCCACCACCGATCGCGACGACGTGGGGCGCGGCGCGGAGGATCCGCCCTTGGTACAGGGCCTCCGCCACCGACCCGCCGCGGCGTGGGGAAACGGCGTGCAGGATTGCCCGCACCGCACAGGCCATCCCCACCACCATGCCGATGAACCCCACCGCCACCACCACCGCCCCGAACACGGGCCGCCACAGGAACGGAACGTGGCGCAGCACCAGCGTATACAGGGTGCGCATTCCCTCGTCCCCAACCAAGCACACGACCCCGAACGCGACGAGGGCGATCCCGGCCAGGGCGAGGAGGAACCACCGCTTCACCCCGATCCCCGGGAGGAGGAGCTTCAGGACCGATGGGACCCTCATCCCCACTCCACCCGCACCCCGGGGCCCAACTGGGCGAGCCTCTGTCTCAGTTCGGGGCTGGGCTGGACGGCGTACTGGGGGCCGGCCTCCACGACGAGGGCTCGCTCCCCCTCGCGCAGCCGGAGCCGCGCTGGTACCGGGCCGGGGTGGTCGGCAAGGATCCCGCTCAGGTGGGCCGCCGTCTCCGGGGTGGCGAGGTCGAGGGGGAGCTCGATTACGCAGTGGGTCGGGCTGGACGCCGGAGGGACGAGGGGATCCACGTCGAGGGCCTGCAGCCGCCGCGATCCGTTCCGCTCCGACCACCGCACGCGTAGGACGAGGAGCGCCCGCTCACGGAGCAGCGCGGCCCGGGTGGCGTAGAGGCGTGCCCCCACCACTACCTCCGCTTCGCCGCTGGGATCCTCGAGCGTCAGGAACGCCATCGGCCCTTCCTGGGTGGGGACGACCTTGAGCGTTTTCACCTGGCCCGCGACCGTGAACGGGCGGCCCTCGGTCCCGGCATCGGCGAGGGGGATCGCCCCCCGCGCCCGCAGCTCCGCGGCGTAGGCATCCAGCGGGTGCCCGGAGAGGTAGAGGCCGAGGAGCTCCCGTTCGAACTCGAGGAGCGTCTCCCGCGGGAACTCCGTCTCCTCCACCGTGAGCTTCGGGGCAAGCTCCTCCGCCTCGAAGAACGACTGCTGGCCCGACGCTCGCTGGGACCGGGTGAGCTGCGCGAGGCGCATCCCCTCATAGACGAGGGCCATGAGGGCCTGACGGGGGAGCCCGAATCGGTCCATCGCCCCCGCCTTGATCAGGGACTCCACCGCCTCCCGGCTCACGCGCTCCGGGTCCATCCGCTGGCAGAAGTCGAAGAAGTTCCGGAACCCCGCACCGCGGCTGGCGAGGATCGCCTCCACGGCGCCCGTCCCGACGTGCTTGATCGCCCCCAGGCCGAACCGGATCACCCCCTCCCCGACCGGGGTGAACCCCACCGCCGACTCGTTCACGTCCGGGGGCAACACTTCGATCCCCATCCCCCGGCACTCCTCGATGTAGGCCGCCACCTTGTCCAGGTTGTCCTGGACCGAGGTGAGGAGGGCGGCCATGAACTCCGTCGGGTAGTGGGCCTTGAAGTACGCGGTCCAGTAGGTGATGAACGCGTACGCGGTCGCGTGGGCCTTGACGAACCCGTACCGCGCGAACTTCTCGATATCGGAGAAGATCTTTTTTGCCTCCGTGATGGGGATCCCGTTCCGGACGCAGCCGTCCACGAACCGGGACTCCATCTCCGCCATCTCTTCTGGCTTCTTCTTCCCCATCGCCCTCCGCAGGAGATCGGCTTCCCCCAGGGTGAAGCCGGCCAGCCGTTGGGCGAGGAGGAGGATTTGGTCCTGGTAGATGGGGAGGCCATACGTTTCGGAGAGGACCTCCTCCGCGGCGGGGTGGGGGTAGGTGACCGGCTGGCGCCCGTGCTTCCGCTCGATGTAGTCGTCGGCCATCCCCGAATCGAGCGGGCCTGGGCGGAACAGGCCGAGGATGGCGATCAGGTCTCGGAACTCCGTCGGCTCGAGCCGGCGGATGAGGGCCTTCATCCCCGGGGACTCGATCTGGAACACCCCCGTGGTCTGCCCGGACTGGATGAGCTCGTACGTTGCCCCGTCGTCGAGCGGGATCCGCCCCAGGTCCACCTCGACCCCCGTCCGCTTCTCCACCAGCCGCGTCACGTCATCGAGGAGGGTCAGGTTGCGCAGGCCGAGGAAATCCATCTTGAGGAGGCCCACCGCCTCCACGTCGTGCATGTCGAACTGCGTCACGAACTCCCCGTCGGCGAGGCGGAGGAGGGGCACGAACTTCTCCAGCGGCTCGGGGGCGATCACCACCCCTGCGGCGTGGGTTGAGCTGTTGCGGAGCTGCCCCTCCAGCCGGCGGGCGATGGCAAAGAGGCGCCGCATCTCCTCCTCCCCCTCGGCGAGCTCCTTGAGGGCCGGCACCTCCTCCAACGCCCGGCGCAGCGTCATTTTGAACGGGACGAGTTTTGCGATCCGGTCCGACTTTTCGTAGGGTAGCCCCAGCACGCGGGCCACGTCCCGCACCACCGACCGCGCCGCCATCCGGTCGAACGTGGCGATCTGGGCGAGGTGGTCGCGGCCGTACCGTTCGGCGACGTAGCGGATGACCTCGTCCCGGCCCCGGACGCAGAAGTCGATGTCGAAGTCGGGGAGGGTCACCCGGTCCGGGTTCAGGAAGCGCTCGAACAGGAGGTTGAACCGCAGCGGGTCCACCTGCGTGATGCCGAGGGCGTACGCCACGAGGGATCCCGCGGCCGAGCCGCGCCCGGGACCGACGGGGATCCGCTTCCGCCGCGCGTAGCCGACGAAGTCAGCGACGATGAGGAAGTAGGGGGCGAGGTTCATCCGCGTGATTACGTCGAGCTCGTAGTTCAGCCGCTCCTCAACCGGGGGCGGGAGGGGGTCGCCGAACCGGGCCCGGGCCCCCGCCCGCGCCTGCTCGATCAGTTCCTCGTTCGGGGAGAGGACACTCGGGTAGCGGGGCAGGAGGCGCCTCCCCAGGTCGAGCTTGAGCTCGCACTGCTCCGCCACGGCGATGGTCGCCGCGAGCGCCTCCGGGACCTCCGCGAACCGTGCCCGCATCTCCTCCTCGGTCAGGAAGTGGTAGCCATCCCCATCGAACGACCGCGCATCGGGGTCGGACAGCTTCTTTGCGGCCTGGATGTTGATGAGGACGCGGTGCGGCTCACGGTCCTCGGGGGAAAGGTAGTGGACGTCGGCCGACGCCACCACGGGAAGGTTCAGGCGCCGGGCGAGCGCGATCTGGTCGCGCACGAGCGCCTTATTCCGCTCCAGACCGTGATTTTGAAGCTCGAGGTAGAACCGGCGGGGGAAGATCTCCGCATACCGCCCCGCCGCCGCCGCGGCCTCATCCCGCCGTCCGTGGAGGAGGTGGCGCTGCACCTCGCCCGACTCGCAGGCGGACAGGGCGACGAGCCCCGTCGCGTGCTCCGCGAGGAGTTCGAGGTCCACCCGCGGCTTGTAGTAAAAGCCTTCGGTGTGGGCGCGGTTCGCGAGGACGAGGAGGTTCTGCCACCCCGTTTCATCCGCGGCGAGGGCGACGAGGTGGTACGGGGAGCGGCCCGTCGCGGGATCGCGGGAATGGCGGGAGTCCGGGGCCACGTAGAGCTCCTCCCCGAGGAGGGGCTTCACCCCGGCCTCGGTCGCCATCCGGTAGAACTTGATCACGCCCGACAGGTTCCCGTGGTCGGTGAGGGCGAGGGCCGGCATCCCCAGCTCCGCCGCCCGGGCCACGAGGTCGCGCACGCGGCCCATCCCATCGAGAAGCGAGTACTCCGAGTGGACGTGGAGATGAACGAACGCCACGCTACCTCCGCACGATGACGATCCGTTCCTCGTCGGGGAACCCCCAATGCAGCCTCTGCCGCGCCTCCCGCTCCACCACCTGGGGGAGGGGGGCCTCGACGAGCTTCTGGCGCAGGGCCGCGATCTCCGCATGGACGGCCTGGTCCCGGGCCTGGAACGCCCGGACGTCCGCCGCGGCGTCGCGGATGGCGAACACCCGCGTCCCGAACACCCATCCCAGGCCGAGGATCGTCACCACGGCCAGGGCGAGGGGGAGGTACCCCCTAGCGGGGCCACGTCGCCATCGGCGGAGCATAGGTATCCTCGATGCGCAGAAGCTCGTTGTACTTCGCGACCCGCTCCGAGCGGGAGACGGATCCGGTCTTGATCTGTCCGCACCCGGTCCCCACCGCGAAGTCGGCGATCGTCGTGTCCTCCGTCTCGCCAGAGCGGTGGGAGATGATGCAGGCGTAGCCTGCCCCGTGGGCGAGGTCCATCGTGCGGAGCGTCTCCGTCACCGTGCCGATCTGGTTCAGCTTGATGAGGATCGCGTTCGCCGCCCGGCGCTTGATCCCCTGGGCGAGCCGGTCCGGGTTCGTCACGAAGATATCGTCGCCCACGATCTGGATCGTGGAGCCGAGCCGGTCCGTGAGGAGCGACCATCCCTCCCAATCCTCCTCCGCGAGCCCGTCCTCGATGGATACAACCGGGTACGCCTTGGCCCACTGCGCGTAGAGCTCGACGAGGTCCGCCGCGCGCCGCTCGCCTGCCAGGCGGTAGATCCCGCGCTCGGGCGCGTAGAACGCGGTCGCGGCGCAGTCGAGGGCGAGGGCGACGTCCCGTCCCGGCTCATATCCCGCGTCGCCGATCGCCTGGACGAGGATGCGGAGGGCCTCCTCGTCCGTCGCGAGACGAGGGGCGAACCCGCCCTCGTCCCCCACCGCCACGGAGTGCCCCTTCCCCGTCAGGATCTTGCGCAGGGTGTGGAACACCTCCGCCCCATAGCGGAGGGCCTCCACGAAGACGGGGGCCCCGAGCGGGACGATCATGAACTCCTGGATCGCGAGGCCGCTATCGGCGTGGGCGCCCCCGTTGATCACGTTCATGAGGGGGATCGGCATCCGGCCCGGCCGGGCGCCGGCGAGGTACTTCCAGAGCGGGATCCCGAGCGACGCCGCCGCCGCCTTGGCGCAGGCGAGCGACACGGCGAGGATCGCGTTCGCCCCTAGCTCCGCCTTGTTCGGAGTCCCATCGCGCTCCAGGAGCAGGGCATCGATCTCCTCCTGCCAGAGGGGGTCGAGGCCCTCGATCTCCGGGCCGATGATCTCGTTCACGTTGTGGACCGCGCGCTGGACTCCCTTCCCCAGGTACCGGTCATCTCCGTCCCGCAGCTCGACGGCCTCGTAGGTGCCGGTGGACGCGCCGGAGGGCACAGCGGCCCGCGCCGCGGTGCCGTCCTCGAGCGTGATCTCCACCTCCACGGTCGGGTTGCCGCGGGAGTCCAGGATCTCCCGTGCCCAGACGTCCTCGATCAGGTTCATGCGTTCACCTCGGGCTGGAGTGTACGGGTTCCCGCCCGCCGGGCCAAGGAAGCCCGTCCCACCTCAACCGGCCTCTCCGGTTCTTCCTGCGGGCGGGCTCGATCCTCGCGGCGGCCCTTGGTTCCCCCCTACTGGTGGAGGTGGGTTTGGTCACCGACACGGCCCACTTCCTGACACTATACTGACCACACCGGACACGGGGGCACGGGTGGGCGGACAAACGCCTGGGGCCGGGGTAACCCCGATCCTCCGCAGCGTGATGCCGCTCACCTAGACTGGTCACCGTGCCAAGAAACCTCGTGATGAGGGGAAGATGAGTTTGATGAAGCCTACGGAACCGGGTTCCTGGCGTGTGGGCGCCGGCCGGCCCGAGCTGGGGGAGGAGGTTTGGCGATGAAACGATTCCTGTTGGTTGTGGCGGCGGTTGCCCTCGCGGCACCGGCGGTGGTGGCGCAGACGTTCAGCAATGTCTCGTTGGCCGATGCCAACGTGGCGCCGGGTTCGTGGGTGCTGGCGCAGGTGATCACCCAGACCGCCTCGGGTACGTTCACCGTGACCCAGGTCAAGGTCGTCAACACGGCGACGGACCCGCTGTCGGGAACCGACGTCGAGCGGATCGAGGTTCGGCGGGCGAGCGACGGCAAGGTCATGGGGGCGGTGGCCACGGGGTTCGCCAACTTCACGACGGCGGGGATCGAGATCCCCACCACGGCCAATAACGCGTTCAACGATGCGTTCGACCTCGAGATCTGGGTCAAAGTGCAGGTGAGTGCCTCCCTAAGACAGAAACTCCAGCTCGGGACGACCAGCACCCCAACAGTCATTACAACCAACAACCCGATGGACCACAACGTGGCCTACCCCACCGCAGCGGCCACGTTCACTACGCAGCCTGTCTGGTTCATGGATGTCCCGACCGGCGAGCTGCCTGTGTACCGCGAACAGAAGTTCCTCGCCGCCCGGTTCGAGGTCAACAACCTGTCGGTGGGGGCCTCGCGCACGGTGAGCCGGGTGGACGTCTGGAACGATGGCGACCCGATCAAGCTGACCGGGGCGTACCTGGCGAAGATCGAGGTCATCCGCGCCCGGGACGGAAACCGCCTGGGGGAGAAGACAAGTGGGTTTGGAAACTTCACTGCTGCTGGTCCGCCGCAACCGTGGGTCGAGATATCCACCGGCTCCCATAACACGATCGCCGCGTACAGCCTTGAGGTCTACGAAATCTGGATCACGCTCCGAAATGACGCTCCGACCGGGCACCGCCTGCGGCTCAAGGCGCAGGTCCGGCTTACGGGCACGGGGTACGACGTCGTCCACTCGGTCTGGGGCACCGCGCCCCGGTTCATCGTCGGGGCTCCCGTTGGGTTTGAGGAACTGACGAACCAGGATCTCACCGGCGGGCGAATCTACTCCGGGCAACGGTTCCTCGCCCAACGGATCGAGGCCCGGGACAACGACCTTGACCCGTACAACGTGACGATCGAGTCGTTCATGGTCCAGAACGTGGCCGACTCGGGGGCGCGGCTGGCGGAGACCCAGGTCGCCAAGGTCGAGGTGCGCCGGGGCAGTGATGGGGCCCTCCTCGGCGAGGTGACGGACGCTTCTGGATTGAACGCGGGCGGGGTTCGGATCCCGCCTGCAGAAACCGCGATCGGCAACAACACGGTCGCCGACGACACGTCGGAAACGTTCGAGATCTGGGTCACGCTCAAGACGGGAGTTCCCCACGGCCGAACCCTCAAGCTCCAAACGACTGTCTGGCACACCGAGAGCGGGTACCTGTCGGGTCCGGTGGTACCCGGGAACGCGGCTTTCGAGACCGGCCCGGACGCGGGTGAGGGGTTCGAAACGGCGACCCCGGTGACGATGTCCAATCGCACGGTATTCCAGGGGGTGCTGTTCCTCGCTCAGCGGCTCGACCTCCGGGACAACGATCCGGACCCGTACGACGTGACGATCACCTCGCTCATGATCCGCAACTACGTTCCGGACAACCCGCTCGCCGACCAGCATGTGGCGAAGATCGAGGTGCGCCGGAAGTCCGACGGGGCGCTCCTCGGCGAGGTTACGGACCCGGTGGGGCTGAGCCTGGCCGGTGTGCGCGTGACAACGGGTGCCAACAACCTCGTGCCGGACGATACGAGCGTGGAGCTTGAGATCTGGGTCACCCTCAAGAGCACGGCCCCATCTGGGCGGAAGCTGCAACTGGAATCGGTGGTGTGGCACACCGAGGGCACGGCGACGAAGGCAACCACGGAACTGGTGGGCCCGGCGACGTTCACCACCGCGACTGGTCAGGCGCCAACGGGGGTGGACTTCAGTTGGACGCCGGCGGCGCCGGAA from Candidatus Bipolaricaulis anaerobius harbors:
- a CDS encoding PKD domain-containing protein is translated as MKRFLLVVAAVALAAPAVVAQTFSNVSLADANVAPGSWVLAQVITQTASGTFTVTQVKVVNTATDPLSGTDVERIEVRRASDGKVMGAVATGFANFTTAGIEIPTTANNAFNDAFDLEIWVKVQVSASLRQKLQLGTTSTPTVITTNNPMDHNVAYPTAAATFTTQPVWFMDVPTGELPVYREQKFLAARFEVNNLSVGASRTVSRVDVWNDGDPIKLTGAYLAKIEVIRARDGNRLGEKTSGFGNFTAAGPPQPWVEISTGSHNTIAAYSLEVYEIWITLRNDAPTGHRLRLKAQVRLTGTGYDVVHSVWGTAPRFIVGAPVGFEELTNQDLTGGRIYSGQRFLAQRIEARDNDLDPYNVTIESFMVQNVADSGARLAETQVAKVEVRRGSDGALLGEVTDASGLNAGGVRIPPAETAIGNNTVADDTSETFEIWVTLKTGVPHGRTLKLQTTVWHTESGYLSGPVVPGNAAFETGPDAGEGFETATPVTMSNRTVFQGVLFLAQRLDLRDNDPDPYDVTITSLMIRNYVPDNPLADQHVAKIEVRRKSDGALLGEVTDPVGLSLAGVRVTTGANNLVPDDTSVELEIWVTLKSTAPSGRKLQLESVVWHTEGTATKATTELVGPATFTTATGQAPTGVDFSWTPAAPEAGIEVTFTPATGIADPSGDITKATFHWDFGDGKTAQTTGSASVKHTYAIGGTYQVTLTVTGEGGLASSKTKPVEVTGKQPVVDFTFTPAEPAAGQAVTFTSQVTDPATPPLTPYTYAWAFGDGGTSTAANPQHTYTAAGTYTVILSVTNSRGEVGRKEKTITVVASPVNRRPVVTAIAVSPAAPVVGQTITFTATANDADDDAITGYEWKLGDETVVATTANSTTHTFTTANVFRIQVRARDAGGFGEWFSLDVYVRPQGGAAVGTKALDNPARTQCRIQILLPPGATDVSIQIFDMLGREVRRSEVAGTQFTWDLKDGNGRSIADGLYFYLITATVGEKTERSEIGRILVVR
- the dnaE gene encoding DNA polymerase III subunit alpha; translation: MAFVHLHVHSEYSLLDGMGRVRDLVARAAELGMPALALTDHGNLSGVIKFYRMATEAGVKPLLGEELYVAPDSRHSRDPATGRSPYHLVALAADETGWQNLLVLANRAHTEGFYYKPRVDLELLAEHATGLVALSACESGEVQRHLLHGRRDEAAAAAGRYAEIFPRRFYLELQNHGLERNKALVRDQIALARRLNLPVVASADVHYLSPEDREPHRVLINIQAAKKLSDPDARSFDGDGYHFLTEEEMRARFAEVPEALAATIAVAEQCELKLDLGRRLLPRYPSVLSPNEELIEQARAGARARFGDPLPPPVEERLNYELDVITRMNLAPYFLIVADFVGYARRKRIPVGPGRGSAAGSLVAYALGITQVDPLRFNLLFERFLNPDRVTLPDFDIDFCVRGRDEVIRYVAERYGRDHLAQIATFDRMAARSVVRDVARVLGLPYEKSDRIAKLVPFKMTLRRALEEVPALKELAEGEEEMRRLFAIARRLEGQLRNSSTHAAGVVIAPEPLEKFVPLLRLADGEFVTQFDMHDVEAVGLLKMDFLGLRNLTLLDDVTRLVEKRTGVEVDLGRIPLDDGATYELIQSGQTTGVFQIESPGMKALIRRLEPTEFRDLIAILGLFRPGPLDSGMADDYIERKHGRQPVTYPHPAAEEVLSETYGLPIYQDQILLLAQRLAGFTLGEADLLRRAMGKKKPEEMAEMESRFVDGCVRNGIPITEAKKIFSDIEKFARYGFVKAHATAYAFITYWTAYFKAHYPTEFMAALLTSVQDNLDKVAAYIEECRGMGIEVLPPDVNESAVGFTPVGEGVIRFGLGAIKHVGTGAVEAILASRGAGFRNFFDFCQRMDPERVSREAVESLIKAGAMDRFGLPRQALMALVYEGMRLAQLTRSQRASGQQSFFEAEELAPKLTVEETEFPRETLLEFERELLGLYLSGHPLDAYAAELRARGAIPLADAGTEGRPFTVAGQVKTLKVVPTQEGPMAFLTLEDPSGEAEVVVGARLYATRAALLRERALLVLRVRWSERNGSRRLQALDVDPLVPPASSPTHCVIELPLDLATPETAAHLSGILADHPGPVPARLRLREGERALVVEAGPQYAVQPSPELRQRLAQLGPGVRVEWG
- a CDS encoding gluconeogenesis factor YvcK family protein: MRVPSVLKLLLPGIGVKRWFLLALAGIALVAFGVVCLVGDEGMRTLYTLVLRHVPFLWRPVFGAVVVAVGFIGMVVGMACAVRAILHAVSPRRGGSVAEALYQGRILRAAPHVVAIGGGTGLSTLLRGIKAYTANLTAVVTVMDTGGSSGRLRAELDVLPPGDVRNCLLALAEDEERMARFMLHRFQSGEGLVGHSLGNVLLAGMEQAVGGFDRAVEEASYFLSVRGKVVPATLDRTNLVAELADGREVVGEAEIPQAHTPIRRLRLARPAQAYPVALDAISHADLILVGPGSLYTSIISVLLVDGIADAIARAPAEKMVIMNLMTEPGETDGFSASDHLNALAEYVNLRRFHAVVVNSELPPPEILARYRAEGSVPVLDDLRGAKALGLRVIRAPLLDLVEVEGKLTVKHDPHKLARVVAREARVLHHSWTRWFSG
- the eno gene encoding phosphopyruvate hydratase, giving the protein MNLIEDVWAREILDSRGNPTVEVEITLEDGTAARAAVPSGASTGTYEAVELRDGDDRYLGKGVQRAVHNVNEIIGPEIEGLDPLWQEEIDALLLERDGTPNKAELGANAILAVSLACAKAAAASLGIPLWKYLAGARPGRMPIPLMNVINGGAHADSGLAIQEFMIVPLGAPVFVEALRYGAEVFHTLRKILTGKGHSVAVGDEGGFAPRLATDEEALRILVQAIGDAGYEPGRDVALALDCAATAFYAPERGIYRLAGERRAADLVELYAQWAKAYPVVSIEDGLAEEDWEGWSLLTDRLGSTIQIVGDDIFVTNPDRLAQGIKRRAANAILIKLNQIGTVTETLRTMDLAHGAGYACIISHRSGETEDTTIADFAVGTGCGQIKTGSVSRSERVAKYNELLRIEDTYAPPMATWPR